From the Archangium lipolyticum genome, the window GAGAGGTGGGCTGAGCCGCGCGGAGCTCCTCAATCCTCGGTGAGGCGGGTGAGGAGCCGGATCAACTCGGCGCGCTCGTCCGCCGAAAGCCGCGAGGTGCGTGCCTTGTGCCCCTCTTTCAGGAGGACGTGGGCCTCGGTCACCCGGCTCAGGCCCGATGCGGTGAGCCGCAGCCGCGTGGCGCGCCGGTCATCCGGGTCCGCCTCTCGCTTCACCAGCCCCTCCGCCTCCAAGCCATCCACGGTGTCGGTGAGGGTGCGCGGCACCACGCCCAGGGCGTCGCTCACCTCCCGCATCCGCAGGGCGTCCTTCTCCAGCAATTGCAGCACCTTGAAGCGGGCGAGCGTGAGCCCGCAAGCGCTCAGGCGCTCGTTCGCTTCCTGCCGCATCCGGTGCGAGGCCGCGATCAGCGCGTCCACCACTTCGTTTCCGATCCGAGGGCGGGTCATCGACGGCGGCTCCTGGACATTGACGGCGGCTCCTTCTGTCGTTAGTGAGGATCCTCACAATGTGCTTCCACAGCATAACGCGGGTGGGGCGCCATGCCACGGAAGAAGGTTCGCGCATGTCCTGGGTCCAAAGGCGTCCCGAGTACGCCGTCGCCATCGTCTTCGTCTCCTCCATGTTCATGAACATCCTGGACACCACCGTGGTGAACGTGGCGTTGCCAGCCATGGCGCACCAGTTCGGCGTGCGGGCCACGGACGCCGAGTGGGTGGTGACGGGCTACCTGATGAGCCTGGCGGTCTGGATTCCGGCGTCCGGCTGGCTGGGGGACCGTTTTGGCACCAAGCGCACGCTCCTCGCCTCGATCGCCCTGTTCACGCTGGCCTCGGTGCTCTGTGGGCTGGCCTCCAATCTGACCTTCCTGGTGCTGGCCCGCATCCTCCAGGGGGTGGGGGGAGGGCTGATGTCGCCGGTGGGCACGGCCATGCTCTTCCGGGCGTTTCCTCCCGAGCGCCGCGCGAACGCCGCGCGGGTGCTCATCATCCCCACCGTGGTGGCGCCCGCGCTCGGGCCGGTACTGGGTGGCTTCCTCGTGGACACGCTGTCCTGGCATTGGGTGTTCCTGGTGAACGTGCCCATCGGCCTCGCCGCCCTGGCTTTCGGAGCCTGGAGCCTGAAGGAGCACCGCGAGCCCTCGGCGGGCCGCTTCGACCTGGCGGGCTTCCTGCTCGCGGGCGTGGGGCTGTCGCTGCTGCTGTACGCGCTGAGCACCGGGCCGGTGCTCGGCTGGGGGACTCCGACCGTGGTGGGCTCGGCCGGGGTGGGCGCGCTGGCGGCGGTGGCGTTCGTGTGGAACGAGCTGCGGGTGCGCACGCCCATGCTCAAGCTGCGGTTGCTGGCGGACCGGCACTTCCGCAACACCAACATCGCCGCGGCGTTCGGCAGCGCGAGCTTCATGGGCCTGCTCTTCCTCATGCCCATCTTCCTGCAGTCCGCCCGGGGCGAGTCCGCCTTCTCCTCGGGGCTCACCACCTTCCCCGAGGCGCTGGGCGTGCTCGTCTCCTCGCAGCTCGTGGGCAAGCTCTACCCGCGCGTGGGCCCCCGGCGGCTCATCGCGTTCGGCCTCGCGAGCGTGAGCGTGGTGACCGTGGTCATCGCGCTCGTGGGCCTGACGGCGGACCTCTGGGTGTTGCGCGGGTTGATGTTCGCCGCGGGCGCGAGCATTGCCTTCCTCTTCATCTCCCAACAGGCGGCGACGTTCGCCCGCGTGTCCAGCGCGGACACGGGCCAGGCCTCGGCCATCTTCAACACCCAGCGGCAGGTGGCCTCCATGCTCGGCGTGGCGCTCCTGGCCACCCTGCTGTCGGTACGCCTGGGCGCGGGGGGCGTGCAGCCGGGTCCCCAGGCCATCGAGGCCTTCCGGCTCGCCTTCCTCGTCTCGGCGCTCCTGGCCCTGGGTGGCGTGGGGGCCGGGCTCGCCATCCGGGACGAGGACGCCGCCTCGACGATGCGCGGCGGGCGGGGCAGGGCGATCTCCAGCGAGGCCGCGCAGGCCGCCATGCACTGAGCGGGGGCTTGATGGGCGAGGGGAGGGGCGTGCGACACTGCTCCTCCCGGCCAGACGCCGGACACTCGAGGAGTCATTCGCGGCATGGCCAGGAGCGTGGGAAGCAGGATCCTCAGGACGATCGCCCTCATCGGTGGCGTGCTCATCCTCGCCATCGTGGTGCTGACGGCGGGCTCGACCCTGATGCCCGGGACGAAGGTCCGAATGCTGTTCGGGGCGTCGCCCGATGCGTTGGCGGGCAACGGCGATGCCTCGTCCCCGAAGCCCATCACTCGCAAGTCCCTGCGAGAGTTCGCGGACAACGCGGGGATCGGCACCGGGGCTGACGCAGGGACAGACGCGGGAACCCTGGCGAGCGACGGGCGATGACGTTCCAGGAGCTCCTGGCGGACACGGCGCTGTCGTTCGTCGTGCTGGGCGCCGCGTTCTGGCCCCTGGAGCGGGCGTTCTCCGCGCGCGCCGGCCAGCGCCTCCTGCGCCCGGCCTGGGGGGTGGATTTCGCCTTCTTCCTTGGTCAGTACTTCGTGTGGGGGCCGCTTTCGGTGCTGGCGATCATGGCCGCCCGGCCGCTCCTGCATCCCGAGGCGTTGGCGGGCCTGAGAGCGGCGGTGGCCCTCCAGCCCACCTGGCTCCAGGTCGTCGAGGCAACGGTGCTCTGCGATCTCTGCGTGTATGGCTGGCACCGCCTGTGCCATCAGGTGGACTGGCTCTGGCGCTTCCACGCCGTGCACCACTCGGCGGAGCACCTGGACTGGATGGCGGCGCACCGCGAGCACCCGCTGGATGGGTTCACCACGCAGCTGGTGTGCAACCTGCCCGCCTTCGTGCTGGGCATCCCCCTGGGAACGTTGGCCATGGTGGCGGCCTTCCGGGGGATGTGGGCCATCTTCATCCACTCCAATGTGCGGCTCCCGCTGGGCCCGCTGGGCTTCCTCTTCGGCGCGCCGGAGCTGCACCACTGGCATCACGCGCGCGTCGAGCGGACCCGGCACAACTTCGCCAACCTCGCTCCGTACATGGACTGGCTCTTCGGCACCTACCACCGGCCGGTGGGCGAGGAGCGGTGGGCGCTCGGGCTCGCCGAGCCCTTCCCCCGTGGCTACCTGGCGCAGCTCTTCGTTCCCCTGCGCGACGTCGTGCTCCCCGGACGGAAGGCCCAGGGGAGCACGCAGCCGTCCTGAGGGCCGGGCTCCGGGTCAGAGCATGGTGGTGTTGGCGTCCACTCCGAGCAGCACGCTGCCGATGGTCTCCAGGGTGGGCTGGGCCACCATGGCGTGCTGGGTGGCCACGTGGACGTCGCGCAGGCAGCGCTGCAAGGGGCTGGCGCGGTAGACGGACGCGCCCCCCGCCACTTCGTACATCCGGTCCACCACGCGCGCGGAGCTCCGCGCGGCGTGGGTGTAGGCCAGCCGCAGCTCCGCCTTGTGGCGCAGGGACACCTCGCGGCGCGTGGCGGCCTCGAAGGTGGTGTGCACGGTCTCCATCAGGAAGGCGCGCGCGGAGCGCAGGGTGGCCTCGGCCTCGGCCACCGCTTCCTGCACCGCGGGCCGGCTGGCCACCGAATGACGGCCCAGGGGCATGATCTTCTTCTGGGGCGCCAGCGCCGTCAGCTCGTCGATGGCGCGGCGGGCGATGCCGAGCGCGACGGCCGGGATGCCCACCCCCAGCAGCCCGAAGGCGGGGAAGGCGTAGAGCGGCCGGTCGACACGCGGACGCTCGGTGACGAGCGACGTGCTCATCTCCGTGGGCACGAAGAGATCCTTCACCTCGATGTCGCCACTGCCCGTGCCGCACAGGCCCGCGGCGTGCCAGGTGTCGTGGAGCGTCGCGCCCTCGCGCGGGAAGAAGAGCTGGCGTACCTCGGGCATCCCCCCCTCGCGCAGCACGGGGCTTCCGCCCTTCGTCACCAGCGCTCCTCCGGTCAGCCAGTGGCAGTTCTGGCTGCCACTCGCCCAGGGCCAGCGCCCGGTGAGGCGATAGCCGCCCTCGACGAGCTCGGCGCGCCCGATGGGCGCGGCCACCCCTCCGGTGATGACTTCCGGGTTGCCGAAGATGGTGCGCGCCGACGGCTCGGGCAGCCAGGCCGAGCACATGGAGGTGAGGGCGCCGATCATCACGCACCAGCCCGTCGAACCATCCGCCCGGGCGAGTGTCTCGACGGCCTCGATGACCAGGGCGGGGTGGAGCTCGAAGCCACCGTAGGCCTCGGGCACCACCATGCGGAAGAGCCCGGCCCCGGCCAGCTCGCGGGCGAGATCGGCCGGCAGCTGGCGGGCGGATTCGATCTCCTCGGAGCGGGTCGCGATCCGGGGAGCGAATTGACGGGCGGCCGTGAGCACCGGGTGCTCGTCACGGGTCTTCAGCGCGGAGGTCGAGGAGAGGGTCATGGCGGGAGCGTACGGGGACTGATGCCCGACCCGCCAGTACGTCCGGGTTGCTTGACCGGGGTGCTACTTCGACGCCGCCGGGGCGGGCGGACGGTAGCGGGGGTAGGAGCCGAAGACCTTGAAGAAGGTGGTCTGCTGCCGCAGCCGCTGGAGGGCGGCGGCCACGTGGGGCTCCAGGCGATGCCCCTCGATGTCCGCCAGGAAGATGTACTCGCCGAGCAGCTCCTTGGCCGGGCGCGACTCGAGCCGGGTCATGTTGATGCGGGCCTCGGCGAGCACCAGCAGGGCATCGAGCAGGGAGCCCGCCCGGTTCTCGGGCATGGCGAAGCACAGCGAGGTGCGATCGCTCCCGGTGGGGGCCGCGTCCTCGGCGCCGAGCAGGATGAAGCGGGTCTGGTTGTTGGGGTGGTCCTGGATGTCGTGGGCGAGGGTCGCCGCGGACTGGAGCTCGATGGCGCGGCGGGTCGAGATGGCGGCGGCCGGCCGCGCGTCGGCCAGCGCATCCGTGAGGGCCGCGGCGTTGCTGAGGGCGGCGACGATGGAGACGCCGGGCAGGCAGCGCTCGACGAAGCGGCGGCTCTGGCCGAGTGCCTGCGGGTGGGCGTGGAGCACCCGCACCTCGTCGAGTTGCAGCCCCGGGCGCACCGCGAGCATGTGGCGCACGGGCAGGACGAGCTCGCTGCGGATTTGAAGGGCCGTCTCCCGGATGAGCAGATCCAACGTGGTGGTGACGGCGCCCTCCAGCGAGTTCTCCAGGGGGAGCACGCAGGAGGACGCGGCGCCGGTCTCCACCGCGGTGACGACGGCCGGGAGACTGGCGAGCGGGAGGAGATGGGCCTCGGAGCGCCCCCAGGCGAGCGCGGCCTCCTCACTGAAGGTTCCGGGCGGACCGAGGTAGGCGATCGTCTCCATGGGCGCGTTCTACAACACCTCGAGCCCTCGTGGCCTTCGCAGTCAAGCCGCCTTCTTGTTCCCCCGGACCAGGGGGTGGCGCGGCTCCTGTCCGCGCAGCTGCCGCAGCTCCTCGCGGGCGATGCCCAGGCCGCCTCCGGCCAGGGCCCTCAGCCACGACTGGCCCGTCTCCTTCGCGATGAACTGACGCATCTGGCGCTGGTCCTGGAGCAGGGGTGTCAGCAGCGTCGGGTCGTTGAAGTTCTCCGCGAAGGCGTTGGCCAGCCGCTGCGCCCCGCTGTGGTTGTCGAAACGGCCATCACTGCCGTACTGGGCGATGAGCAGCTCCCGCCCGGCGGCGGTGATGGGCTCCAGCAGCAGGTTGTTGAAGGTGTAGGTGGCGTGGCCGTGGCGCCAGTAGAAGCGCTCGAAGGTGTCCGTCATCCAGTCCGCGTCGAAGGGCCGTTCCCGGTGGGCGATGATGCACTCGACGAGGTTGCGCGCCATCTTGTTGCCGTTGTTGGCACCCTGGCCGCCGATGGGATCCAACGACATGGCGGTGTCCCCCAGCGGCATCACCAGCCGGCCCGAGGGCAGCCGCCCCACCGGCTTGCGCACGGCGGGCGCGAACTTCCCCACCAGCCAGCCGTTGGGATCCGAGACGCGCGCGTCCTTCAGCCACTCGTAGTCCCACGGCATCAGGTCGCGGACGACCTTCTTGCCGATGTCCAGCACCTGCTCGGCGCTCCGGGCCTCCTGGAAGCGGTCCATCGGCCCACCGGGCCGGGCCTCGAAGAGGAGGCACCAGCTGGCACCGGCATCCTTGTGGAAGTAGGGCACCCAGAAGGTCTCGCCCGCGGGGGCCAGCAGGTTGAGCTTCACCGGCAGCATGGGAATGCCGTCGAAACCCAGCTTCGGCCCCTGCACGCACACCATGGACAGGTGGCGCTGGGGCTTGTCGTAGACGCTGCGCTCGGCATCGCGCTCGAAGAGACGGCACAACTCGGCGCGCCCGGCGGCCACCACGGTGAGGTCGTGCGCGGCGGCGATCTCGTCCAGGCGCCGCACCGTGACGGATTCGATCTCCACCTTGCCGCCGCGCGCCACCAGCTCGTTCATCCACTGGTGGCTCTGCAGGCGCAGGTCGATGGCCAGGAAGGGTCTGCGCAAGCGGCCGGCGAGGGTCAGCATCCGGTTGCCCAGCATCGGACAGAAGGTGATGTGGAAGCCGTCACCCCACGGTGCGTCATCGACCCAGGAGTTGAGGTCGAGCTCGTACTCGAGCCGCAGTGAGAGATCGAAGCGCGTCGCGGTTCCCGTGGGCCGGCTCTCGTTCAGCCACTGCTCGGGCGTCTTGTCCGAGTAGAGCGTCACCTGGTAGCCCGCCTTCAGCAGCGAGTGCGCCGCCAGGAGACCCGCCTGCCCGGCACCAATGATGGCAATGCTTCGCATGACTCCCCTCCTGCCTCGTGGGTGTTTCACCTGGAATGTGCAACGGCTGTGCCCGTCCTCCTCGGGGAGCCAATTCCTGGCACGAATGGCTCCAATATACCTTCTGGAACGGTAAAAGCGGATTTTACAGTAAAATTCGCACTATCCGGAGAGTCGGTGTTGGGCGGAAGACGTGACGTACGGCCTCCTGTTCACCAGGAGTACGACTCCGGCGCGTTTCATCTTTGACCCATGGGGTGGTGGTGACTCGGCGAGCGCTTGCCCGCTTGCTCGTCGGTCGCGGGTGCTCCCGGGGCCCGGGCCCGGTCCATCTGGGGGTGGAATGACCCAGGGCGGCGGGTGCCTACTCCCGAGCGGCGCCGGGCGTGGGGCCCGGTAGGATCTCCCGGAGGCACCCGGAGATGTCCCCGCGCCAGCTCCACTGCTGGGGATAGCCGAGTGACACCTCCTCGAAGCGCACCCCGTCACGCCACAGCGTGGCGGGCATGTGGAGGTGGCCGCTGACGACGACCTCGGCCCGGAAGCGCTGGTGCCAGTCCTCCGTCTTCTTCGTCCCGCACCAGATGGAGAAGCGCGGGATGCGCGGCAGCCGCACGTGCTCGTAGCGCAGCGGGAAGTGGTTGATGAGGATGGTGGAGCAGTCCGCTGGCAGGTTCTCCAGCCGGGCGAGCGCCTGCTCCACCCGCGCCGCGCACCAGGCGGACCGTGAGGGGTACGGATCCGGGTGCAGCACCGCCTCGTCGGTGCACAGCACGTGCGACTCCAGGGCCCACTCGATGGCGCTCTGCTCGGAGACGTGGTCCGGGCGGAAGGAGTAGTCGTAGAGCAGGAAGAGTGGCACCAGCACCCGGTGCGGGCCCTCGCCCGGCCAGCGAGGGTAGGGGTCTTCCGGGGTGAGCACGCCGTAGGAGCGGCAGTGCTCCACGAGCTGCTGGTAGCGGGCCTCGCCGCGCAACGCGGGCTGCTCGCGCGTCAGCGTCCACAGCTCGTGGTTGCCGGGCACCCAGATGACCTTGCCGAAGCGCGCCGTCAGCGTGCGCCAGGCGAAGTCCATGTGCTCCATCAGCTCCCCCACGTCCCCGGCCACGATGAGCCAGTCCTCGGGGTGGGGGGCGATTGATTCGAGCGCTTGCCGGTTCTGCTCGTAGCGCAGATGGAGGTCACTGAGGGCGTAGAGCTTCATGGTGGGGGGCGTGGACCGTCTACCTTACTGGACTCCCGACCCGTCCTGGTGTTTCGCCGAAGCCCGCCTGCTTTTCCTCCGCGCCGCCTCAGGGCACCATGTGTGCCTCCGGTACGGCCCTTCGAATGGGGAACGAGTCAGCACAGGCACGTCATGCCCGGAAGCCTGCTCCCCAGGCTCCTTCCACCGCGGCCCCGTCCGCCGAGCCCGCCGACCTCGTCGTGCGCTCGGTGCTGCCGGAGGACCTGCTGGCGGCGTTGGAGAGCGAGCGCTCGCTGTACCGGTGGGTGATGCTCAAGGGCGCCGAGGACGTGCGGCTCGAGGACGAGTCGCTGCTCGGCCTCACCCCCCAGCCCCCCGCGGACCCGAGCTGGGGTGGGGGACAGCTCATCGGCTTCCTCCCGGACGAGCGCCGCTTCGTGGGGGAGATCGTCCACGTGGACCCCACCCAGGGGCGCGTCTTCATCTCCACGCGCTCGCTGGGCCACATCCCGCCGGAGGTGGCCTCCGCGGAGCGCTGGGCCTTCCAGCCCTTCGACTTCTCCGAGGCGCTCCTCGCCGCCTCGCGCGCCTATGACTCGCGCGGGCCCCGCGTCCGCGAGGCGTTGGACCGGGTGCGCGGCGACATCCCCGATGATGGCGCTGGCCCCTCGCCCGGCCCCGAGGACCTCTGGGAGAAGCCCTGGGGCCTCCTCTGGGGGCCTCCGGGCACGGGCAAGACGGAGACGATGGCGCGGCTGCTCGCGCAGGCGATTCAACGCAACCCGAAGGAGCGCATCCTCGCGGTGGCGCCCACCAACCGCGCCGCCGACACGCTCGCGCTGCGCGTGGCCCGCATGCTGTCCAAGGCCGGGGCCCTCCACGCGCCGGACACCACGTGCCGCATCTTCCGGGGCGGCGTGGGCGTGGGCCTGGAGCTGACGAACGCCTTCCCCGCCGTCCTCCACGACTCGGGCTACCAGAAGCACGCGGCGAGCATCGAGCACATGGAGGAGCGCGTGCGCCGCGAGTTCCTCAACGGCGCTCCTCCCTCGCGCATGGCCACCGTGAAGGCCGAGCTGCGCAAGGTGCGCGAGGGCCTCACGGACGAGACGCTCTTCGTCGCCCGGGAGGGCTATGCCACCCTCATGGTGCTCACCGTGCACCGCGCGCTGCGGCTCGTGTCCGAGCTGGAGGGCGCCGAGCGCTTCGACCGGCTGGTGGTGGACGAGGCCGGCATGGTGTCTCGCGCCGCCGTGGGGCTGATGGCGCCGCTGGCGCGCAAGGTGTTGTTGGGGGGAGATCCGAAGCAGATTGGACCCGTCAGCCGCGCGCTGGAGGGCGCGGAGCGGCCGGTACAGACGTGGATGCGCAGCTCGCCGCTGTCGCACCTGGAGGATGCCCGGGCCGCGTCCGAGTCCTCGCACGTGCTGCTGCTGCGGACGCAGCACCGCATGCACCCGCAGATTGGCTCCGTGGTGAGCCACTTCTGCTACTCGGGAATGTTGGAGGACGGCGAGGGCCCGCGCACCCGGCAGCCGAGGACGGTGGACGTGTACCCGGCCGCGCGCGCCTGCTGGGTGGTACTGGACGAGGCCACCCGGGACGCGCGCCGCGTCTGCCACGAGCGCGGGGAGTCGGGCCACGGCTACCGGCGGCCCTTCTCGGCGGAGCTGGTGGTGTCGCTCGCCGCGCCGGCGCTGAAGGCGGGCCTCAAGGTGCTGGCGGTGACGCCGTACCGCGCGCAGGCGGCGCTGCTGCGCGCCCTGGCCCTGGAGAAGGGGTGGAGCGAGTCGCGCTTCCAGGCCTCCACCATCCACCGCCAGCAGGGCACCGAGTACGACGTCGTCGTGGTGGACACCGTGGCCGCCGGGCGTCCCTTCGCCCCGAGCGAGCTCACCCCCATGCTCAACGTGGCCGCCAGCCGCGCCCGCGAGTACCTCTTCGTCCTCTCCTCGCGCGCCGAGTCCGAGGCCGCCATCCCCTCGCAGCTCCTGGAGCTGCTCACGCCCGTGGCGCCCTCCCTGGAGCCCCGCTTCTCGCTCCAGCCCCTGCTGGTGATGCCGGGCGTGCGCGCGCAGGTGGCGCGGCGGCCCGAGGCCCTCGGGCAGGAGATTGAATCACTCCGGGACATGGGGCCGCTCTTCACCCAGGAGCAGGTGGCCCTCTTCGAGCGCCGCTTCGACGAGGGGCACCACCTGGTGCGCGGCGTGGCCGGCAGCGGGAAGACGTACGTGCTGGCGCACTGGGTGGCGCGCTACCTCGCCGAGCACCCCGACGCGCGCGTGCTGGTGTCCTTCTTCAACAAGGCGCTGACGCCCCTGCTGTCGCGCCTGCTGGTGGCGGCCATGCGTCAGCGGCTCGGCAAGCGGGCGCCGCTGATGACACAGCGGGTGACGCTCATGCACATGACGGGCACGGGCTCCTTCGCCCCGGACAGCTTCGACGCCGTCTTCGTGGACGAGGCGCAGGACCTGAGCGCCACGGAGCTCGCGCACCTGTATTCGCTGGCCCGCCCGCTCACGCGCGGGGAGGGGCCGCCGCTCAAGGCCTTCCTGCTCTTCGCGGATGACTCGCAGAACGTGTACGGGCACAGCG encodes:
- a CDS encoding MarR family winged helix-turn-helix transcriptional regulator gives rise to the protein MTRPRIGNEVVDALIAASHRMRQEANERLSACGLTLARFKVLQLLEKDALRMREVSDALGVVPRTLTDTVDGLEAEGLVKREADPDDRRATRLRLTASGLSRVTEAHVLLKEGHKARTSRLSADERAELIRLLTRLTED
- a CDS encoding MDR family MFS transporter, with protein sequence MSWVQRRPEYAVAIVFVSSMFMNILDTTVVNVALPAMAHQFGVRATDAEWVVTGYLMSLAVWIPASGWLGDRFGTKRTLLASIALFTLASVLCGLASNLTFLVLARILQGVGGGLMSPVGTAMLFRAFPPERRANAARVLIIPTVVAPALGPVLGGFLVDTLSWHWVFLVNVPIGLAALAFGAWSLKEHREPSAGRFDLAGFLLAGVGLSLLLYALSTGPVLGWGTPTVVGSAGVGALAAVAFVWNELRVRTPMLKLRLLADRHFRNTNIAAAFGSASFMGLLFLMPIFLQSARGESAFSSGLTTFPEALGVLVSSQLVGKLYPRVGPRRLIAFGLASVSVVTVVIALVGLTADLWVLRGLMFAAGASIAFLFISQQAATFARVSSADTGQASAIFNTQRQVASMLGVALLATLLSVRLGAGGVQPGPQAIEAFRLAFLVSALLALGGVGAGLAIRDEDAASTMRGGRGRAISSEAAQAAMH
- a CDS encoding sterol desaturase family protein → MTFQELLADTALSFVVLGAAFWPLERAFSARAGQRLLRPAWGVDFAFFLGQYFVWGPLSVLAIMAARPLLHPEALAGLRAAVALQPTWLQVVEATVLCDLCVYGWHRLCHQVDWLWRFHAVHHSAEHLDWMAAHREHPLDGFTTQLVCNLPAFVLGIPLGTLAMVAAFRGMWAIFIHSNVRLPLGPLGFLFGAPELHHWHHARVERTRHNFANLAPYMDWLFGTYHRPVGEERWALGLAEPFPRGYLAQLFVPLRDVVLPGRKAQGSTQPS
- a CDS encoding acyl-CoA dehydrogenase family protein, coding for MTLSSTSALKTRDEHPVLTAARQFAPRIATRSEEIESARQLPADLARELAGAGLFRMVVPEAYGGFELHPALVIEAVETLARADGSTGWCVMIGALTSMCSAWLPEPSARTIFGNPEVITGGVAAPIGRAELVEGGYRLTGRWPWASGSQNCHWLTGGALVTKGGSPVLREGGMPEVRQLFFPREGATLHDTWHAAGLCGTGSGDIEVKDLFVPTEMSTSLVTERPRVDRPLYAFPAFGLLGVGIPAVALGIARRAIDELTALAPQKKIMPLGRHSVASRPAVQEAVAEAEATLRSARAFLMETVHTTFEAATRREVSLRHKAELRLAYTHAARSSARVVDRMYEVAGGASVYRASPLQRCLRDVHVATQHAMVAQPTLETIGSVLLGVDANTTML
- the pheA gene encoding prephenate dehydratase codes for the protein METIAYLGPPGTFSEEAALAWGRSEAHLLPLASLPAVVTAVETGAASSCVLPLENSLEGAVTTTLDLLIRETALQIRSELVLPVRHMLAVRPGLQLDEVRVLHAHPQALGQSRRFVERCLPGVSIVAALSNAAALTDALADARPAAAISTRRAIELQSAATLAHDIQDHPNNQTRFILLGAEDAAPTGSDRTSLCFAMPENRAGSLLDALLVLAEARINMTRLESRPAKELLGEYIFLADIEGHRLEPHVAAALQRLRQQTTFFKVFGSYPRYRPPAPAASK
- a CDS encoding styrene monooxygenase/indole monooxygenase family protein, whose amino-acid sequence is MRSIAIIGAGQAGLLAAHSLLKAGYQVTLYSDKTPEQWLNESRPTGTATRFDLSLRLEYELDLNSWVDDAPWGDGFHITFCPMLGNRMLTLAGRLRRPFLAIDLRLQSHQWMNELVARGGKVEIESVTVRRLDEIAAAHDLTVVAAGRAELCRLFERDAERSVYDKPQRHLSMVCVQGPKLGFDGIPMLPVKLNLLAPAGETFWVPYFHKDAGASWCLLFEARPGGPMDRFQEARSAEQVLDIGKKVVRDLMPWDYEWLKDARVSDPNGWLVGKFAPAVRKPVGRLPSGRLVMPLGDTAMSLDPIGGQGANNGNKMARNLVECIIAHRERPFDADWMTDTFERFYWRHGHATYTFNNLLLEPITAAGRELLIAQYGSDGRFDNHSGAQRLANAFAENFNDPTLLTPLLQDQRQMRQFIAKETGQSWLRALAGGGLGIAREELRQLRGQEPRHPLVRGNKKAA
- a CDS encoding metallophosphoesterase family protein; translation: MKLYALSDLHLRYEQNRQALESIAPHPEDWLIVAGDVGELMEHMDFAWRTLTARFGKVIWVPGNHELWTLTREQPALRGEARYQQLVEHCRSYGVLTPEDPYPRWPGEGPHRVLVPLFLLYDYSFRPDHVSEQSAIEWALESHVLCTDEAVLHPDPYPSRSAWCAARVEQALARLENLPADCSTILINHFPLRYEHVRLPRIPRFSIWCGTKKTEDWHQRFRAEVVVSGHLHMPATLWRDGVRFEEVSLGYPQQWSWRGDISGCLREILPGPTPGAARE
- a CDS encoding AAA domain-containing protein, producing MGNESAQARHARKPAPQAPSTAAPSAEPADLVVRSVLPEDLLAALESERSLYRWVMLKGAEDVRLEDESLLGLTPQPPADPSWGGGQLIGFLPDERRFVGEIVHVDPTQGRVFISTRSLGHIPPEVASAERWAFQPFDFSEALLAASRAYDSRGPRVREALDRVRGDIPDDGAGPSPGPEDLWEKPWGLLWGPPGTGKTETMARLLAQAIQRNPKERILAVAPTNRAADTLALRVARMLSKAGALHAPDTTCRIFRGGVGVGLELTNAFPAVLHDSGYQKHAASIEHMEERVRREFLNGAPPSRMATVKAELRKVREGLTDETLFVAREGYATLMVLTVHRALRLVSELEGAERFDRLVVDEAGMVSRAAVGLMAPLARKVLLGGDPKQIGPVSRALEGAERPVQTWMRSSPLSHLEDARAASESSHVLLLRTQHRMHPQIGSVVSHFCYSGMLEDGEGPRTRQPRTVDVYPAARACWVVLDEATRDARRVCHERGESGHGYRRPFSAELVVSLAAPALKAGLKVLAVTPYRAQAALLRALALEKGWSESRFQASTIHRQQGTEYDVVVVDTVAAGRPFAPSELTPMLNVAASRAREYLFVLSSRAESEAAIPSQLLELLTPVAPSLEPRFSLQPLLVMPGVRAQVARRPEALGQEIESLRDMGPLFTQEQVALFERRFDEGHHLVRGVAGSGKTYVLAHWVARYLAEHPDARVLVSFFNKALTPLLSRLLVAAMRQRLGKRAPLMTQRVTLMHMTGTGSFAPDSFDAVFVDEAQDLSATELAHLYSLARPLTRGEGPPLKAFLLFADDSQNVYGHSAVEALRKELPDGLDFTGRVRVLREAFRSTRQVSELAFNVVLDPLGLHKLPNPGMREFMRSHELREQGLLEEPVPGVDGLYRLQCTEREGVVPVVRGFDSAQAEEAWLVREVKRLCQREGVLPSDVLVVAPVRPARLAEALERAGLPAVAFGGRSGQDVSGFSVGKVDYIRVTTAFSCKGHESPVVFFCGVDALDGMSWMESKPGRTERELERTRRALFYVGATRAMVRQYVSGLSSARFTRVAWEYARALARGVR